From the genome of Archaeoglobus neptunius, one region includes:
- a CDS encoding acetate--CoA ligase family protein — translation MKLLLEHESKELLEKYGIKTARCIFAQSEDEAIAAARKIGFPVVMKVAGRKIIHKSDVGGVVLNVRSPDE, via the coding sequence ATGAAATTACTGCTGGAACACGAATCCAAAGAACTCCTGGAAAAATACGGGATAAAAACCGCAAGATGCATTTTCGCTCAATCGGAGGATGAGGCAATTGCCGCTGCGAGGAAGATCGGATTTCCCGTTGTGATGAAGGTTGCCGGCAGGAAGATCATTCACAAGAGCGATGTCGGTGGAGTTGTTCTCAACGTCAGAAGTCCGGATGAGG
- the rlmB gene encoding 23S rRNA (guanosine(2251)-2'-O)-methyltransferase RlmB, with protein MKVRDINSIVEALREGRVNEILYSTTTQKIREVIVMARKKGVPVYRARIKEKIVADISPIRFASFERILERGLNDGSFILFLDNVEDQRNIGACIRTAEFFGAAGVVIPKRRGGMIEEGALRASAGAIFHIPIARIDNFASALKKLRKYGFTVIAADPDGEDIQMCNFSTPSAIVVGGEDRGISTSVRKQSDIIVKIPGSGKTSSLNLSVAAGILIYELSRQKY; from the coding sequence ATGAAGGTGAGGGACATTAACAGTATTGTTGAGGCCTTAAGGGAGGGCAGGGTTAACGAGATACTGTACTCAACCACAACTCAGAAAATTCGAGAAGTAATTGTAATGGCGAGGAAAAAAGGTGTGCCTGTTTACAGAGCCCGTATAAAAGAGAAAATCGTCGCAGACATCTCACCCATAAGGTTTGCCAGTTTTGAGAGAATTCTTGAAAGGGGGCTTAATGACGGTTCCTTCATACTTTTTCTCGACAATGTCGAGGATCAGAGGAATATAGGAGCTTGCATAAGAACCGCAGAATTTTTCGGTGCTGCGGGTGTTGTGATTCCCAAGCGAAGAGGTGGAATGATAGAGGAGGGTGCTTTGAGGGCATCAGCAGGAGCGATATTCCACATCCCGATAGCCAGAATTGACAATTTCGCATCAGCTTTGAAAAAGCTCAGAAAATATGGATTCACAGTAATCGCAGCAGATCCCGATGGAGAGGACATACAAATGTGCAACTTCTCCACACCATCCGCAATAGTTGTTGGTGGGGAGGACAGGGGAATTTCCACGTCGGTGAGAAAGCAAAGCGACATCATTGTTAAAATTCCCGGTTCGGGAAAAACCTCAAGTCTGAATTTAAGCGTGGCAGCAGGTATTTTAATTTACGAGCTAAGCCGACAGAAATATTAA